The DNA sequence GCAAGAAGTGAAAACGAACGTACGCGGCTTGGTCGCCCCTAACTTGTGGAAAGAAGTGGAGCGGCAAATGCACATTGCCGCTGCTTCTCCCGGAGCAGATAAGGCGGCTCTGTTTGATGAAATGGTGGCGACGATGCTACGCGCCCAAACGGCTTACGACCACCTCGTGTTCGATACGGCGCCGACCGGTCATACGTTGCGCTTGTTGTCGTTACCGGAACTGATGGGCGTGTGGATTGAAGGGATGATCGCGCGGCGCGAGAAGACACAAGAGATGCATCGAATGCTACACAACATCGTCGGCACGACGGACCGGCCGCGCGATCAGGTGTACGACATTTTGCAACGGCGCAAAAACCGCTTCGCCGCAGCGCGTACGCTCTTGCTGGACGATTCGGTTACATCGTTTTACTTTGTCCTGAATCCGGAGCGGCTGCCGATCGTCGAAACGGCGAAAGCGGTCGACGCATTAACGGCGCACGATATCCCGATCGGCGGCTTTGTCGTCAACCGCGTACTCCCGCCGGACGCGGACGGGAACTTCCTGCAAGAACGTCGGGAACAGGAACAACAATACTTGCGCGACATTGCGGAACGATTTGCCGCGTGGAATCGTTTGTACATCCCACTAAAACCACACGACATTCGCGGTTTAAGCGGCTTGGCGACGATTGTGCCGCTTTTTAGAGAAATTGCGTTAAAAGAAGTTAAAAGAATCGGTTAGTCGGTTAAAGGGGTAATTCAAAGGTGAAGAAGGAAAATTAATCAAGCAGCCTTCGTCCGGAGGGCTACTTTTCTTTTCACTTGTATATATTTTCACCACACTTTTTGTGGTAAACTACAAATATGAGTGTTTATCCCCGCATAATCGGTTTGCGGTATTTTTTTCGGCTTATATCAGCCCATATCAGCCCGTATCGGTTCATATCGACGGTATAAATTAAGATGTCATCTCATCTTGGGTAGGGACGACTCGCGAGGGCACGACTTGTGAGGGTAGGTGTTGGTTTGCCTTTTTTTTCAGATAGTGCGATCTTGTTGTTTGCAGTTCTCTTGATTATCGGTGTGTTGGCCGCTAAGTTTTCGCTGCGGATCGGGTTACCTTCTTTGACTTTTTTTATTGCCGTCGGGATGATCCTCAATCGTTTCATTTATTTTGACAATGCATCACTGACGCAATTCTTCGGTACGATTGCCTTGACGATTATTTTGTTTGAAGGTGGCTTGCAAACGAAGTGGGTGGACATGCGCCCGGTGCTAAAGCCGTCCGCTACACTGGCGACAGTCGGCGTCGCACTGACGACGGTCGTTACCGGCGTGTGTGCCAAGTTTATTCTCGGTGTCTCTTGGCTCGAGGGGATGCTGTTCGGGGCGATTGTCGGTTCGACGGACGCGGCCGCCGTATTTATGGTTTTGGGCGAGATGAATATTAAAAAGAGGCTCACCTCTACGTTGGAGGCGGAATCTGGCTCTAACGACCCGATGGCCGTCATTTTGACCATTTCGTTCATCCAACTGATCCAAACGCCTGACGCAAGTTATTGGTCCCTCCTGTTGACGTTTGTCTTGCAAATGGGCATCGGACTAGCTTTAGGGTTCGTCATCGGCAAACTGTCGGTGTGGGCAATTAATAAAATTAATCTCGATTCCTCGGGACTATACCCGGTGCTGTCACTCGCTTGTGCCATTTTGACGTACAGTTTTACCGCGCTCGTCGGGGGCAGTGGGTTTCTCGCCGTGTACATTGCCGGAATTATCGTCGGCAATGCCGATTTAACGTTTCGGCAGCCGATTTTGCGCTTTAACGAAGGTTTGGCTTGGATGATGCAAATCCTGATGTTTATTTTGCTCGGTTTGCTCGTCTTCCCGCAAGATTTGCTGGAAGTGACGTGGCACGGGCTAGCGTTGTCTGCCCTCCTCATGTTCGTCGCCCGGCCGATCGCCGTCTATTTGAGTACGCTACGGATGGGATTTTCGTTCAAGGAGAAGGTCGTACTATCGTGGGCCGGGTTGCGCGGTGCAGTGCCCGTCGTATTAGGTACATATCCACTCGCCGCTGGACTGGAACACGGGCAGCTGTTTTTTAATGTCGTCTTTTTTGTCGTGTTTACGTCCGCTCTCGTGCAAGGGGCTTCTTTGTCCAAAGTTGCGGCGAAGTTAGGACTCGTGGAAGATAAAAAACCGACCGCGCCACACAGTCTCGAGCTCGTGTCGATCGGGCAAACGAATGCGGAAATGATGCAGATTCACCTCGATGAAGGGAGGGCAGTTAGTGAAAAAACGCTCAGTGAGTTGGATTTATCGGAAAACACGCTCGTGACGGCAGTCGTTCGCGGCGAGCGCCTTATTACGCCGCACGGGAATACGACGCTTAAAGCAGGAGATATTTTATATGTACTCGTCGCTAAAGATCAGCGCGAGCGGGTGAAAAATATTTTTTTAGCGGAAAAGGAAGAGCGAGAAGTAGTAGAAGAGCCGACTTGATGCGAAATAATGCAAAAAATAATTCTTCCTTTTGGTAGCAAATCTGGTAGAATGTCATTAATCAACTGTTGATTAACATATAGCGAATATAGCGAGTGGAGAAAAACAATGCTGAAGGAGTGACCGTCATGCGGGAAGTGAAAAAGTTTAACAAAATACTCGTCGCCAACCGCGGAGAAATAGCGATCCGCATTTTCCGCGCTTGTACCGAGCTCGGCATTCGCACGGTGGCGATTTACGCTGACGAAGACAAGACGTCGCTGCATCGTTTCAAAGCGGATGAAGCGTATCTCGTCGGCGAAGGAAAAGGGCCGATCCAAGCGTATTTAGATATTGAAGGCATTATTGACCTCGCGAAGCGGCACGACGTCGACGCGATTCACCCCGGGTACGGGTTTCTGGCGGAGAACGCCCAGTTTGCTCGCCGTTGTCGCGAGGAAGGGATTGTGTTTATCGGTCCGGACGCGGAGCAAATCGACACGTTCGGCGATAAAGTGAACGCGCGCCAGTTGGCGATTCGCGCCGGTATTCCCGTCGTGCCCGGGACGGAAGACCCGACAGATCATTTGCAAGACGTGATGCGCTTCACGAAAGCACACGGCTACCCGATCATCATTAAGGCGGCGGCTGGCGGCGGCGGACGGGGGATGCGCATCGTGCGCTCCGCGGAGGAACTGGAAGAAATGTTTAACCGCGCCCGTTCGGAAGCTCTGTCCGCCTTCGGCGACGCGAAAGTATACGTGGAAAAGCTCATCGAAAATCCGAAGCACGTCGAGGTGCAAGTGTTGGCCGACCGCTACGGAAAAGCGGTGCATTTGTACGAACGCGACTGTTCGGTACAGCGGCGGCACCAAAAGGTGGTCGAAGTCGCTCCGAGCTTATCACTGACGGAACAGTTCCGGCAAGACATTTGTCAGGCGGCACTCCGATTGATGCAAGAGGCCAATTACGTCAATGCGGGAACGGTCGAATTTCTCGTCACACCGGACAATCAGTTTTACTTCATCGAAGTGAACCCGCGCATTCAGGTGGAACATACGATTACAGAACTCATTACCGGCATCGACATCGTTCAGGCGCAAATCGGCATCGCGCAAGGTTATGCGCTAAGTGACCTAGAAGTGGGGATCCCGGCACAGGAGGAGATCGAGCGGCGCGGTTACGCCATTCAGTGCCGCATCACGACCGAAGATCCGTTGAACGGCTTTATGCCTGACACCGGACGCATTCTCGCCTACCGCACGGGCGGCGGCTTCGGGATTCGCCTCGACGCGGGCAACGGGTTCGCCGGAGCGACGATTACGCCGCACTACGATTCGATGTTAGTGAAGGTGTCGTCGTGGGCGATGACGTTCGAAAAAGCGGCGACGAAGATGATCCGCACGTTAAAAGAATTCCGCATCCGCGGCGTGAAAACGAACATACCTTTCCTGGAAAAAGTCGTCGACCATCCGCGCTTTTTAAGCGGCGATTACGACACGTCGTTTATCGACACGACGCCGGAGTTGTTCAAGTTCCCGAAAAAGCACGACCGCGGCACAAAGTTGCTCACTTATATCGGTAATAGGGTCGTCAACGGTTTTCCCGATTTGCCACACAGGGAGAAAAAACCGTGTTTCGATAAGCCGCGCCTGCCGCAAACCCCGTACGACACGCCGTATGCGAACGGGACAAAACAGTTGCTGAACGAGCTTGGCGCAGAAGGACTGGCGAAATGGGTGCAGGAACAGCAAAACGTGCTCGTCACCGATACGACGTTCCGCGACGCGCACCAATCGCTGTTTGCGACGCGGGTCAGAACGTACGATCTCCTGCAAATTGCCGAAGCGGTTGGCAAGCTGGCGCCGGAGTTGTTCTCTTTAGAAATGTGGGGCGGGGCGACGTTTGACACGAGCATGCGCTTTTTAAAAGAGTGTCCGTGGGAACGGCTAGCCAAATT is a window from the Numidum massiliense genome containing:
- the pyc gene encoding pyruvate carboxylase produces the protein MREVKKFNKILVANRGEIAIRIFRACTELGIRTVAIYADEDKTSLHRFKADEAYLVGEGKGPIQAYLDIEGIIDLAKRHDVDAIHPGYGFLAENAQFARRCREEGIVFIGPDAEQIDTFGDKVNARQLAIRAGIPVVPGTEDPTDHLQDVMRFTKAHGYPIIIKAAAGGGGRGMRIVRSAEELEEMFNRARSEALSAFGDAKVYVEKLIENPKHVEVQVLADRYGKAVHLYERDCSVQRRHQKVVEVAPSLSLTEQFRQDICQAALRLMQEANYVNAGTVEFLVTPDNQFYFIEVNPRIQVEHTITELITGIDIVQAQIGIAQGYALSDLEVGIPAQEEIERRGYAIQCRITTEDPLNGFMPDTGRILAYRTGGGFGIRLDAGNGFAGATITPHYDSMLVKVSSWAMTFEKAATKMIRTLKEFRIRGVKTNIPFLEKVVDHPRFLSGDYDTSFIDTTPELFKFPKKHDRGTKLLTYIGNRVVNGFPDLPHREKKPCFDKPRLPQTPYDTPYANGTKQLLNELGAEGLAKWVQEQQNVLVTDTTFRDAHQSLFATRVRTYDLLQIAEAVGKLAPELFSLEMWGGATFDTSMRFLKECPWERLAKLRQQVPNVLFQMLLRGANAVGYTNYPDNVIKEFVKTSAEAGIDVFRIFDSLNWLDGMKVAIEAVRESGKVAEAAICYTGDILDPSRPKYNLDYYVRLARDLESAGAHILGIKDMAGLLKPYAAYELISALKQEVNIPIHLHTHDTSGNGGAMLLKAIEAGVDIVDAAIGAMSGQTSQPSLNALVAATEQSERPTGLDLNNLQKLNDYWEDVRKYYAGFESGLLGSSAEIYTHEMPGGQYSNLQQQAKAVGLGERWEEVKNMYSTVNRMFGDIVKVTPSSKVVGDMALFMVQNDLDETNIYERGKSINFPDSVTQFFQGYLGQPYRGFPQKLQEVILKGREPLTCRPGELLPSVDLAATAEELYEKIKRPVTKWDVMSYIMYPQVFLDKSKHRAEYGDVSVLDTPTFFYGLRPGEEIAVEIEQGKTLIVKLVSVGPIRSDGTRTVYFELNGQPREVAIPDEEAQVTLVKKAKAEAGNENHIGATMPGKVLKVMVAAGDRIAKGEHLIVTEAMKMETTIQAPCDATVKHVYVHEGETIETNDLLVELE
- a CDS encoding ArsA family ATPase, with product MLLKKWLRPSRDAHVRKGKGDVAGIEAAATEAGRQGKLRITFFGGKGGVGKTTCSSAYALALAQAGYRTLLVSTDPAHSVGDLLQLALKKKEQFVRENLYVTEIDPEAAAERYMQEVKTNVRGLVAPNLWKEVERQMHIAAASPGADKAALFDEMVATMLRAQTAYDHLVFDTAPTGHTLRLLSLPELMGVWIEGMIARREKTQEMHRMLHNIVGTTDRPRDQVYDILQRRKNRFAAARTLLLDDSVTSFYFVLNPERLPIVETAKAVDALTAHDIPIGGFVVNRVLPPDADGNFLQERREQEQQYLRDIAERFAAWNRLYIPLKPHDIRGLSGLATIVPLFREIALKEVKRIG
- a CDS encoding potassium/proton antiporter: MPFFSDSAILLFAVLLIIGVLAAKFSLRIGLPSLTFFIAVGMILNRFIYFDNASLTQFFGTIALTIILFEGGLQTKWVDMRPVLKPSATLATVGVALTTVVTGVCAKFILGVSWLEGMLFGAIVGSTDAAAVFMVLGEMNIKKRLTSTLEAESGSNDPMAVILTISFIQLIQTPDASYWSLLLTFVLQMGIGLALGFVIGKLSVWAINKINLDSSGLYPVLSLACAILTYSFTALVGGSGFLAVYIAGIIVGNADLTFRQPILRFNEGLAWMMQILMFILLGLLVFPQDLLEVTWHGLALSALLMFVARPIAVYLSTLRMGFSFKEKVVLSWAGLRGAVPVVLGTYPLAAGLEHGQLFFNVVFFVVFTSALVQGASLSKVAAKLGLVEDKKPTAPHSLELVSIGQTNAEMMQIHLDEGRAVSEKTLSELDLSENTLVTAVVRGERLITPHGNTTLKAGDILYVLVAKDQRERVKNIFLAEKEEREVVEEPT